A genome region from Rattus norvegicus strain BN/NHsdMcwi chromosome 17, GRCr8, whole genome shotgun sequence includes the following:
- the LOC120097756 gene encoding LIM domain-containing protein A-like, whose translation MRAHTHTQSETDRQTHTHTETDTQRAHTHTQSETDRQTHTHTYRDRHTHTYTHTHKERQTDTETDRHTHTYRERQTHTHTHRARQTDTHTYRERQTDTHIHTHTKRDRQTQRQTDRHTYRERQTHTHIHTHTERDRQTDTHTYRDRHTHTYTHTQRETDRHRDRQTDTHTHTERDTHTHTHTERDRQTHTHTERDRQTHTYTHTQRETDRHRDRQTHTHTERDRHTHTHTHTHRARQTDRQTHIQRETDRHTHIHTHTQRQTDTHTYRERQTDRHTHTERDTHTHTERETDRQTHTHIQRQTQSERDRQTDTHIQRETDRQTDTHTHTHTPFINVLSLIYMDAAF comes from the coding sequence atgcgcgcacacacacacacacagagcgagacagacagacagacacacacacatacagagacagacacacagcgcgcacacacacacacacagagcgagacagacagacagacacacacacacacatacagagacagacacacacacacatacacacacacacacaaagagagacagacagacacagagacagacagacacacacacacatacagagagagacagacacacacacacacacacagagcgagacagacagacacacacacatacagagagagacagacagacacacacatacacacacacacaaagagagacagacagacacagagacagacagacagacacacatacagagagagacagacacacacacacatacacacacacacagagcgagacagacagacagacacacacacatacagagacagacacacacacacatacacacacacacaaagagagacagacagacacagagacagacagacagacacacacacacatacagagagagacacacacacacacacacacacagagcgagacagacagacacacacacatacagagagagacagacagacacacacatacacacacacacaaagagagacagacagacacagagacagacagacacacacacatacagagagagacagacacacacacacacatacacacacacacagagcgagacagacagacagacagacacacatacagagagagacagacagacacacacacatacacacacacacacagagacagacagacacacacacatacagagagagacagacagacagacacacacatacagagagagacacacacacccacacagagagagagacagacagacagacacacacacacatacagagacagacacagagcgagagagacagacagacagacacacacatacagagagagacagacagacagacagacacacacacacacacacacacaccctttattaATGTCCTTTCATTGATTTACATGGATGCTGCCTTCTGA